Proteins encoded together in one Heterodontus francisci isolate sHetFra1 chromosome 20, sHetFra1.hap1, whole genome shotgun sequence window:
- the cutc gene encoding copper homeostasis protein cutC homolog isoform X2 — METGVLMEVCADSVESAINAERGGACRIELCSSLMEGGITPSIGLLQVVKQYVRIPVFAMIRPRGGDFLYSGSEIEVMKADIKMAKANGADGTVFGVLTEDGRVNTEVCMDLMAESRPLSVTFHRAFDMVHDPTTALECLISLGFERVLTSGCDSTALEGLPTIRRLVEQAKQRIIVVPGGGITERNVQRILEGSGAQEFHCSARSSRDSSMKFRNCSVSMGASLSPPEYSVKVADICKIRTIIAIAKGTV, encoded by the exons ATGGAAACAGGCGTTCTAATGGAGGTGTGTGCAGATTCAGTGGAATCTGCTATCAATGCTGAGAGGGGAG GAGCATGTCGGATTGAACTGTGTTCCAGCCTAATGGAAGGAGGCATCACCCCCAGTATTG GTCTGCTGCAGGTGGTTAAACAGTACGTGAGGATTCCAGTGTTTGCCATGATACGCCCGCGAGGAGGGGACTTCTTGTACTCTGGCAGTGAGATCGAAGTTATGAAAGCCGACATCAAGATGGCCAAAGCCAACGGTGCGGACGGCACTGTGTTTGGGGTTCTGACAGAGGATGGAAGAGTCAACACTGAAGTGTGCATGGATTTGATGG CCGAATCACGACCTTTGTCCGTGACTTTTCACAGAG CGTTTGATATGGTTCATGACCCAACAACAGCCCTGGAGTGCTTAATCTCGTTGGGCTTTGAGCGGGTTCTCACCAGCGGATGCGACAGCACGGCTCTTGAAGGACTGCCTACCATCAGGCGCCTGGTGGAACAA GCAAAACAAAGGATTATTGTCGTACCAG GGGGTGGAATAACGGAGAGAAATGTGCAGCGGATTCTGGAGGGTTCTGGAGCTCAGGAGTTTCACTGCTCTGCCCGATCCTCTCGAGACTCTTCAATGAAATTTAG AAACTGCTCTGTTTCCATGGGAGCGTCTCTCTCTCCGCCAGAGTACAGTGTGAAAGTGGCAGACATCTGCAAGATAAGAACAATAATCGCTATTGCCAAGGGCACTGTATAA